The genome window GTTCCTGCGGCAGTTCCCCGCCGTCAAGGTCGAGATGACGCTGAACGACCGCTTCGTCGACCTGGACGACGAAGGCTACGACGTCGCGCTGGCCCTGGGCAGCAACCAGAAATACGTCAACCATCCCACGCACGCCACCCGCGCCATCGCCCGCATGACGCGCACCGTGGCGGCATCGCCCGGCTATCTGTCGGGACGCGAGGCGCCCGCCGCGCCGCAGGACCTGAAGCGCCACGACTGCCTGGTCTACGATCGCGGTCCGGCCCCGGACGAATGGCATTTTTCCGACGGACGGACCGAGCGCATGGTGCACGTGGGCGGCAGCCTGCGCAGCAACAACAGCCAGGTGCTCAAGGATGCGCTGCTGGGCGGCTCGGGCCTGGCCATGCTGCCGACCTTCATGATCGCCCGGGCCCTGGACGAAGGGCGGCTGGTACCGGTGCTGCCCGGCTGGACGCCGGCGTCGCGCACGCTGTACGTGATCCACCCGCGGCCGCGCCATTCGTCGCTGAAGATACGCGAGTTCGTCGACTTCGTGTCGGCGTGCTTCGAGCGGGATCCGCGCTGGCGGCTGGAGCCTTAGCGCCCCAGTCCGATGACCGCGATGATGCGTCCGAAGGCCACCGACCGGTCGATGGCCAGCGTGCCCCCGTGCTGTTCGCAGATGCGCCCGACCAGCCGCAGCCCGAAGCCGGCATCGGCCGGCAGCTCGAACTCGGGCGGAAAGCCCACGCCTTCGTCCTCGACGGTAACCGTGACCAGGCCCGGCCCGTACTCCACGTCGAGATGGACGTTGCCGGCGCTGTACTTGACGGCATTGGTCGCCAGCTCGATCAGGACCGAGCCGAGCGACATCGCGGCG of Pigmentiphaga sp. H8 contains these proteins:
- a CDS encoding LysR family transcriptional regulator — encoded protein: MDRFVAMSVFRKVVEHESFTQAARQLGMSVGSVSKYLTWLELHLGTSLVARTTRRLNVTEAGRSYYAQCARLLDDLEEVERSAASMQTMPRGMLKVRAPVSLDYAGFGVMMGEFLRQFPAVKVEMTLNDRFVDLDDEGYDVALALGSNQKYVNHPTHATRAIARMTRTVAASPGYLSGREAPAAPQDLKRHDCLVYDRGPAPDEWHFSDGRTERMVHVGGSLRSNNSQVLKDALLGGSGLAMLPTFMIARALDEGRLVPVLPGWTPASRTLYVIHPRPRHSSLKIREFVDFVSACFERDPRWRLEP